A part of Gemmatimonas groenlandica genomic DNA contains:
- a CDS encoding HEAT repeat domain-containing protein translates to MGPLGYRRSTPNANSTDSGMHRAVPDGRSSRAVLRALALLIDRVVTVQALRPPEKTGEIDAELVMQPLVRDALRQLTARSRDGALLCRIVDGQLVLEGVPIERRLAADDPLLGGLLRRSLTLGIGSITVRQGAAPGELLTLASLFAQPFRTGEEARPLSGDTPTTITRAVMSDEPPRELLRSWSVLVTPLQQGADPMPRFTPSSSAVIDDSGIGTSTAGGSAVANALTRLAAARTDEAALAAGDLLVELIDGAEFRGDALTIESIARATMQHVHTVGGSGGRLGGERIMRRLLHRASLKLLATRVPYTPERTITLELMARAGDAAVEVLVQELMSSQESQARRAYFDSIVALDLNATLLFDLVRDNRWFVVRNAVALLGEMGVEQADVAMLPLLTHDDDRIRIAAARALMRLGTAKAMHGLHGVIEDQHPEVRRIAAAAYGLPGLGGGGVRPPAARLAAALDKERDEDVALEMLASLGKLGSADAIQRLLRIAQPAAAAEPGERQINRDAWIRIAALEALVRARGYAVMGAIDSLAGDADPEVAAAVVRLRATIA, encoded by the coding sequence ATGGGTCCCCTTGGCTACCGACGCAGCACTCCCAACGCGAACTCGACCGACAGCGGTATGCATCGGGCGGTGCCCGACGGCCGTTCGTCCCGCGCGGTGCTTCGGGCCCTGGCGCTGCTGATCGACCGGGTGGTCACGGTACAGGCCCTGCGCCCGCCCGAGAAGACGGGTGAAATCGACGCTGAGCTCGTCATGCAGCCGTTGGTGCGCGATGCCCTGCGCCAGCTGACGGCGCGCTCTCGTGACGGTGCACTGCTGTGCCGAATTGTCGACGGGCAGCTCGTGCTCGAGGGCGTGCCCATCGAGCGCCGCCTCGCCGCCGACGACCCATTACTTGGCGGACTGCTGCGGCGTTCGCTCACCCTCGGCATCGGGTCGATCACCGTACGGCAGGGTGCCGCGCCCGGTGAGCTACTCACGCTCGCCTCGCTGTTCGCGCAACCGTTTCGTACCGGCGAGGAGGCCCGTCCGCTCTCGGGAGACACGCCCACGACGATCACGCGCGCGGTCATGAGCGATGAACCACCGCGCGAATTGCTGCGCTCGTGGAGCGTGCTCGTCACACCGCTGCAGCAGGGCGCCGACCCGATGCCGCGCTTCACGCCTTCCAGCTCCGCCGTTATCGACGACAGCGGAATCGGAACGAGCACGGCCGGCGGCAGCGCGGTCGCCAACGCCCTCACCCGACTCGCCGCCGCACGCACCGACGAGGCCGCGCTGGCCGCCGGTGACCTGCTCGTCGAACTGATCGACGGCGCCGAATTCCGCGGTGACGCACTCACGATCGAATCGATCGCGCGCGCCACGATGCAACACGTGCACACCGTCGGCGGCAGCGGTGGACGCCTCGGTGGCGAACGCATCATGCGACGACTGCTGCATCGCGCGTCGCTCAAACTGCTCGCCACCCGCGTGCCCTACACCCCCGAGCGCACGATCACGCTCGAACTCATGGCCCGCGCCGGTGATGCCGCCGTCGAGGTGCTGGTGCAGGAGCTCATGAGTTCGCAGGAGAGCCAGGCCCGACGCGCCTACTTCGACAGCATCGTGGCACTCGATCTGAACGCCACACTGCTGTTCGATCTCGTGCGCGACAACCGTTGGTTCGTGGTGCGCAACGCCGTCGCGCTGCTGGGCGAAATGGGCGTCGAACAGGCCGACGTGGCCATGCTGCCGTTGCTCACGCACGACGACGATCGCATCCGCATCGCCGCCGCCCGCGCCCTCATGCGACTCGGCACCGCCAAGGCGATGCACGGGTTGCACGGCGTGATCGAAGACCAGCATCCCGAAGTTCGACGCATCGCCGCCGCTGCGTACGGCCTGCCCGGCCTCGGCGGCGGTGGTGTGCGTCCGCCCGCCGCCCGACTGGCCGCCGCGCTCGACAAGGAACGCGATGAAGACGTCGCGCTCGAAATGCTCGCCTCGCTCGGCAAGCTTGGCAGCGCTGACGCAATCCAGCGCCTGCTGCGTATCGCGCAGCCGGCCGCCGCGGCCGAGCCGGGCGAACGTCAGATCAATCGCGACGCGTGGATTCGCATTGCGGCTCTGGAAGCCCTCGTTCGCGCGCGCGGTTACGCCGTGATGGGCGCCATCGATTCGCTCGCCGGTGACGCTGATCCTGAAGTGGCGGCGGCTGTCGTACGGTTGCGGGCTACTATCGCTTGA
- a CDS encoding alpha/beta fold hydrolase, which produces MGHSDLSATSDTSMTDGVTQTTDLPLYWRADGPPGAPPLLLLHGGPGAHHDYLYPQMLSLSDTYRVITYDQRGGGKSKTDDPAPITWQTQVRDLAQIVTEFGLIPPTIVGYSWGALLAMLYAIQCAKDGDARLAPARLVLVSPAPITRAWRDEFETSLSTRGRSATILAMREELAASGLRERDPAAYRQRGFELSVAGYFADPSRARALTPFRVTGRVQQSVWSSLGEFDLRDELRAVHCPTLVIHGRQDPIPLESAAAVAQSLSAEFIALDDCGHVPYVEQPELLFAAIRRFLAESHGSLRSGHAHSTHHDSR; this is translated from the coding sequence ATGGGACACAGCGACCTTTCCGCCACGTCGGATACCTCCATGACCGACGGCGTCACGCAGACGACCGACTTGCCGCTGTATTGGCGGGCCGACGGGCCGCCAGGCGCACCGCCCTTGTTGCTGCTGCACGGTGGCCCCGGCGCGCATCATGACTATCTGTATCCGCAGATGCTGTCACTGTCGGATACGTATCGCGTGATCACGTACGACCAGCGTGGCGGTGGTAAATCCAAGACGGACGATCCGGCGCCAATTACGTGGCAGACGCAGGTGCGCGATCTCGCCCAGATCGTCACGGAGTTCGGTCTGATTCCGCCCACGATCGTGGGTTACTCATGGGGTGCGCTGCTCGCGATGCTGTATGCGATCCAGTGTGCGAAGGACGGCGATGCGCGACTCGCTCCGGCACGTCTCGTGCTGGTGTCGCCGGCGCCGATCACCCGTGCGTGGCGGGACGAGTTCGAAACGTCACTCTCCACCCGCGGGCGAAGTGCCACGATTCTGGCAATGCGCGAGGAGCTCGCGGCCTCCGGTCTGCGCGAGCGGGATCCGGCGGCGTATCGCCAGCGTGGGTTCGAGTTGAGCGTCGCCGGCTATTTCGCCGATCCGTCACGCGCTCGCGCACTCACGCCCTTTCGCGTCACGGGTCGTGTGCAGCAGTCGGTGTGGAGCAGCTTAGGTGAATTTGATCTCAGGGACGAGTTACGTGCCGTACACTGCCCGACGCTCGTCATCCATGGTCGACAGGATCCTATTCCGCTCGAATCGGCTGCCGCCGTTGCGCAGTCGTTGAGCGCCGAGTTCATCGCGTTGGACGACTGCGGGCATGTGCCCTACGTCGAGCAACCGGAACTGTTGTTTGCCGCCATACGTCGATTCCTCGCTGAGAGCCATGGTTCCCTTCGGTCCGGTCACGCACACTCCACTCACCACGATTCACGTTGA
- a CDS encoding PHP domain-containing protein, whose translation MDCRSAAFALTQIATLLELHDEDRFSVRAMQTAARVVASHGETDLGQAMARDLAAEDVIAPAAIEVLRDLATSNGSALLERLQEETPEGLLEMLRVPGLGPSRIRSIHDGLHIDSLLDLELAARDGRLAELPKFGAKTAEKILKGIADLRATGAYVLWQHGRAEAERIADAIRANPDVLRLEIAGSIRRRMEIVRDVDVVCAVRGSPSVVAASFAQLRGVKEVLGGGGRTLSLRLEDGVRVDVHCVRPEQFALALWRATGSSAHVKQLTERAAGMGLVLAGDELRDRDGALVSIPDEPALYARLGLAYVVPEQREAMGEVEAAARGPFPTLITEADLVGALHCHSQYSDGGATISDMANAARARGLRYLGVSDHSQSNTYAGGLARDAILRQHDEIDALNAQYVAQGIAFRVLKGIEADILPCGRVDYDAAFLDRFDFVIGSVHSRYGMNERQMTDRVLKALDDPHLTILGHPTGRLLLTREPYAIDIAAIIEKAGAVGVAMELNADPHRLDIDWRACRIAQERGALVSIGPDAHSPQGFEHLELGIASARKGWLTPANVLNTRSADEVLAFARARRDGAATTAPHLRVMQG comes from the coding sequence ATGGATTGCCGCTCCGCCGCCTTCGCCCTGACCCAGATCGCTACGCTCCTCGAGCTGCATGACGAGGACCGGTTTTCGGTGCGAGCGATGCAGACTGCCGCACGAGTCGTGGCGTCGCATGGCGAGACGGATTTGGGGCAGGCGATGGCGCGTGATCTGGCGGCGGAAGATGTGATCGCGCCGGCGGCCATCGAAGTGCTGCGCGACCTTGCGACGAGCAACGGCTCGGCCCTGCTTGAGCGACTGCAGGAAGAGACGCCCGAAGGACTGTTGGAGATGCTGCGCGTGCCCGGTTTGGGGCCGTCGCGCATCCGCTCCATCCACGACGGCCTGCACATCGACTCGCTGCTGGATCTCGAGTTGGCGGCGCGCGATGGACGGCTCGCTGAGCTGCCGAAGTTCGGCGCCAAGACGGCGGAGAAGATCCTCAAGGGAATCGCCGATCTGCGCGCGACCGGGGCCTACGTGCTCTGGCAGCATGGCCGCGCCGAGGCGGAGCGCATTGCCGACGCGATTCGGGCCAATCCGGATGTGTTGCGGCTGGAAATCGCGGGCTCGATCCGTCGGCGCATGGAGATCGTGCGCGATGTGGACGTCGTCTGCGCCGTGCGTGGTAGCCCGAGCGTGGTAGCGGCGTCGTTCGCGCAGCTGCGTGGCGTGAAGGAAGTGCTCGGCGGTGGTGGTCGCACGTTGTCGCTGCGCCTGGAAGACGGTGTGCGCGTGGACGTGCATTGCGTCCGTCCGGAACAGTTCGCGCTGGCGCTCTGGCGCGCCACGGGTAGCAGCGCGCACGTGAAGCAGCTCACCGAGCGCGCGGCGGGCATGGGCCTGGTGCTCGCGGGCGACGAACTGCGCGATCGTGATGGCGCACTGGTGTCGATTCCCGACGAGCCGGCACTGTATGCGCGACTGGGCTTGGCGTACGTGGTGCCCGAGCAGCGCGAAGCGATGGGCGAAGTGGAAGCCGCCGCGCGCGGCCCGTTCCCGACGCTGATTACCGAAGCGGACTTGGTGGGCGCCCTGCACTGCCATTCGCAGTACAGCGACGGCGGCGCCACCATCAGCGACATGGCCAACGCGGCGCGTGCGCGCGGCCTGCGCTACTTGGGCGTGTCGGATCACTCGCAGTCGAACACCTACGCCGGTGGCTTGGCGCGCGATGCGATTCTGCGACAGCATGACGAGATCGACGCGCTGAATGCGCAGTACGTGGCGCAGGGGATCGCGTTCCGCGTGCTCAAAGGCATCGAGGCCGACATCCTGCCCTGCGGTCGCGTGGACTACGACGCGGCGTTTCTCGATCGCTTCGACTTCGTGATCGGGTCGGTGCACTCGCGCTACGGCATGAACGAGCGGCAGATGACGGACCGCGTGCTCAAGGCGCTCGACGATCCGCATCTCACGATTCTCGGACATCCGACCGGCCGCCTGCTGCTCACGCGCGAACCCTACGCGATCGACATTGCCGCGATCATCGAGAAGGCCGGTGCGGTAGGCGTCGCGATGGAGCTCAACGCCGATCCGCATCGTCTCGACATCGACTGGCGGGCCTGCCGCATCGCGCAGGAGCGAGGCGCGCTGGTGAGCATTGGCCCCGACGCCCATTCACCACAAGGGTTCGAGCATCTCGAACTTGGCATCGCCAGCGCCCGCAAAGGCTGGCTCACGCCAGCCAATGTGCTGAACACGCGTTCGGCCGACGAGGTGTTGGCGTTCGCGCGGGCACGGCGCGATGGCGCGGCGACGACGGCGCCGCATCTGCGTGTGATGCAGGGCTGA